The following is a genomic window from Calditrichota bacterium.
GGCTTCTGTCAAATTTGTCGCCTCGCCGGTGAATTGCAGCGAATCCAGTGTATCCGTGCCGAAGGGAGTCAAATTCACGGAAAAGCCAAAATAGTCGAACTGAATTTTTGAAGAATTTTCTCGAAAAAGCGGATCCCGCAGGATTTTTTTGGCGGCTTCACCACGTGACTCGGCATGGTCGCCGAGAGACATGCTCGCAGATTGATCCAGAAGCACGGCAACGACAGGCGCTTCTTTGCGGATGTAGGAAATATTGAGCAGCGGCTCGAAAATGAGAAATGCAATGAGCAACAGCGCCAGCGCCCGCAGGGAAGTCAAAAGAATGCGCAGCCAGCGCGGCGCCGGCGGATTGGTGCGGCGATACACGTAAATGCTGTAGCCAACGCTCAAAATGGCGAGCAAAATGAATAGAAATACTGATTCGGAAAATGTCAGACTAAAAGATTCCATAAGATTTTATTTTTCAGTTTGATTTATTTTTCGAATTCGGAAAAAATGAGCACCAATACTCAAAATAATTTGAAATTGCTGTCACCTGATTTGTTCAATTTTTCAATCACCACGCGATCCGCTTCGAGAAAATCAAAATCGCGTAATTTGTCCGCTGAAATCCATTCCCATTTTTGATTCTGATCTGGCTGCGGCGTTCCGGAAATGTGAAGGCAGCGAAAAACGTGCAATTGAATGAAAAAATTCTGGTATTCGTGATTGACCGTTGTCAGATGCTTTTGTACGTCAATTTTAATATTCAACTCTTCGCGAATTTCGCGTGCGAGGCAATTTTCCAACGTTTCGCCATCGCGTCTCTTGCCGCCGGGAAATTCCCACTTGCCGGCAAAGGGATCACCGACGGGCCTTTGCGTGATGAGAAATTTTTCGCCGCGAAAAATAAGTCCTGCCGTGACAACGAGTACCGGTTTCGCAGAAGTGTCCGTTGCGCTTTTTTTCATAAAATAATTATTTTTTTGCCAATGTTTTTCTCGTGATAATTCCGCCGACGATGAGCAACGCAACGTAAACAATGATGACTACTCCCCACGGCGGAATTTTTGCGTTTGACGGCGAGCTGACGTAGGGGCTGCCGATGAGCCGAAATCCCGCCCAAAAATAGGGATGGGCGCGGGAAATTTTCTGATCGAGAAAATCGAAAGTGTCGCGCATGGAAGCCAATTTTGCGCCGCGTAGCGCCACTGTATTGTGCTGCCGTTTGTATTTTAATTCCCAATAAAATTTGGACATGAACTCGCTGGTGGAAATACTGTGCACGTGCCAGAGGCTGTACAGAACGGATTTGTTTCCGGCGAGCAAAAAAGCCTGCGGCAGCGCCACAATTCCGGGACGGGCGTTTTTGACAACTTTGGGGTAAAAAATTGTCGCACTCAACGTGACCATATCGGCGCGGAATGGGATTTGAAAAACATCGTTCACCGTGAGCCAGTAATCCTCATCTGCCGAGCCGTTTTGGCTTGCTGATATCATGAGTCCGGATTGCAACGGTTGTTTGTTATTCAGCAGCCCGAGTTGCGCGAGATAAATCCAGCGATAGTCCGCCGCGCGCTGTTTCAAATAGTCCATCGTCACTTCGTTGCCACGCACGTTGTCGTGGCGAAACAAAAGCCGGGAAACGCGGCGAATTTCATCGTTCACGTACGGCGAATGATCGAGCCAGAGCAGCGGCGGCAACGCATTCCCCAGCGAATCATTTTCTACGGGAAAATCTGGCTCACTCATCGTCAGCAGTCGCCTTCCCAATTTTGTCTGATCGCGCATATTTTGCAGCTCCGGATCCAGCGCCGAAAGAGACAAATTGTAGCTTATGCTAAATTTTTTAATCAGAAATTTCATGAACCGATACTCTTTGTAAAGCACCTCTGTCTGCTTGGTGCTGTCCGCCGGTTGCGAAATGAGGCACTCGAACGGCAGGTTCAAAAATGGCGAATCCGGAATGATTACGAGTCTGCTGCGTTCGAAAAGTTCTGCTTTGAGCGGCCGAATGAGCAGCCGATACAAATAATAAGCGCTCTCAGCGTCAAATTTCAAATCCAGCACATCTTTTTGATCGAACAGCGTGGAGTCAAAAGCCTGAAGCGCGTCGGTAAATTGACCCGGCTCAATCTGCCAGCTCCGCACGCCGACCGAATCCGCGCTCACGAAAAACGCAGCGAGCGAGTCGTTGTGCAGCCAATAGTCCAGAATCAGCTCTCGTGAATTCAGATTTTGTTGCAACTGCCGCGCGGTGACCGGCTTTTGCCAAACGAGAAAATTGACCAGCAACGGGTCGATCTTTTTTGCCGAATCCACCGCGGCGGTGAAACTCCGCTGCGCTTTTTTTGTCAAATTATTGTATTCAACGGGCTGAAGCTCGGGCCCACGTTTGATCAAATCAAACCAGTCCGCGGCCAATTGATAAGTTTGCGCCAAAAAGTCGCGGTGTTTTTTCAGCCGCTGTTGGAAAAGATCGGTCTGGTAAAAAAGTTTGATCGTTCTGAAAGTTTTCAATTTCTCCAGATAATTCAAACTTTTCTCTGAAAATGTCGCTCTTTGTGGGCGGTTGATCTCTGTTGCAAGTGCGCTGTTCAACTGCGAACAGATTGAGTCAAACTCTTTTGCGGACAAATGCGTTCCTGACCAGAGCCGTTGTTCAAATTTTTGCAGATTCGCATCCACGTCCGAATTTTGTTTGTTCGTGTTTGCAAATGCGGGAGCATGGCTGCAAAAAAAAGCGAAAAAAATGGCGGTGAGCACAATCGCCCCGCTATTTTTCGTTTCAGAAAACAATAATATTTTCCTCGATTTGTGCGCTTAAATCAGACAAATTTTATTTTATGAAAATAGTACTGACTTGATAAACTCATTTAAAAACACAAAGTTTCCGAACACGGGCAAATAATCGTATCGGCGGCAAATTAATCAAATTTCAAAAATGAAAGTGAAAATAACCGCGGTAGATTTGCAAGTAATAGCAAAGATAATCCCAGAATCCGCTGTGAATTTGCAGGAAGTGAATCAGCGCGATGAGCGTCAATCCGGTGAGAATGAAAAAAATCGCAGCAACTTTGTAGCCCGGCATCATGAAAACGACGCGCAGCCCTCGGATGGCGCGAAAAATGTACCACAAATCAAACGCCGCCAGCAGCGCAAAAAGACCAATTCGCAGATGAGAGAAAGCAAGCAGCCGATAGGCGATCATGCCCGCTGGTAGCAGAAAAATGTAAATGTTTCCCACCCAAAACGAAAGCGCGATCATCCTGCCAAGTTTTGTTCGTTTTCGAAATAGGAAAGCCACAAGGCGAAAAGCAAACGCGAAGAGCAGAAAATAGAAAATCATGCCCACGGTAAGAATAACAAAAGAAATCTCGGGGCGCCAGATTTGCCTGACGACGACCTCTTTCATCGTCGGAGAGAAAAAAATCAGCGTGAGCAGATGATCGACAATCGCGTTGGATTTGAAGAAAAAGCTGAACGACGAAAGAATCAATCCGTAGCTGGCAGACGAAAACAGGGCGATAAGCAGTGTGTGAGAAAGAGGTATTTTTCTGCCATCGCGGATGTCCGTGTAAAATCCGTGCGGGTGGACAAAGCTGCGCTTGAGATTGTCGCGAAAGTAGCGGCGATTGTGCGCCACGAACAGAAAAATCAAAATCAGTCCCAGTCCGGCGATGATGAAAAAATTGACCTGTCCGGTAAAAATTGTAATTCCCGGATTGTAAACCGCGTCGCCGGTGGTGTACAAATCTTTGACTGTTTTGAAAGCGAAACGGCTCTGGTTGTTACTGTTGATCAAGCCAAAAGGCCGCAAATAGGCGTCAGAAAAATCGCCTGGCAGCGATGAGGCGTAATTTTTTTTAAAATCGAAGAGGGAGGTGATAAAACAGCCGTCAATTTCAGCGAAGGAGCGAATGGTCTGATATGACTGCACGATTTGCGCGGACTGATATTTTTCGTACAAAACAGAATCCTGGTCGTTGTCGAAAAATTTGTATTTCGGCGCGCCAAAATCAGTCACGATGGTCGGCGCGTTGAGTCGTTGAGTGAGCCATTTTTGCAGCAAATTTTTTATGCTGTAAGGATTGTATCGAATCAGAGAAATTCCGGCAATTAATCCTGGCAAATAGGGATTTTTCAATTGCGGCGGCAGCGCAGTGAAATAAAAATAGGGGTGATTCGGCTGGCTGAGAATGGGATAGATTTTTTCAATGAATGGCTGCGCTTCATCGTCTCCGCTCAAATATCCGCTGCTGACGCCCACTGCAAATAAAGATACGTGATTTGCATCGCGGTCCATGGCTTCTGTCAAATAATCGCGAATGCGCGTGATAAAAATTTCCGAAGAAAACAGTCGGCTGGGAACGGCTTTCAAGGGAATTTCTTCCAATAAAAACAAACCGAGACTGTCACAGAGCCCGACAATTTGCGGATGAGGCGGAAAAAGCGGTACGCGCACCGCGTTGGCGTTGAGCCGTTTGACGGAAAGGAGTCGTTTCACGGCTTCGTCAAAATTGAAAATAATCCCGCTCTCGCCGTAATTTTCTGCCCAGTTAATGCCGCGCAGAAAATATTGTTGGCCATTGAGAAAAATGTTGCCATTAAAAAAATCCAACTGACGAAATCCGAGAGAAGTGTCAAATTCATCGATCACTTTCCTGCCATTGAAAAGTTTGACGGAAATGCGATAGCGGTTTGGCTTTTCCGGGCTCCACAGCCGGGGATTTTTGATGACGATTTTTTCTGTCAGCCGGGAAAATGCCAGGTCTTCGTCAGCCGAAAATTTACCGAACTGGCGTTTAATGCGCGCTCCTGAAAGCGGGTCGAAAATTTCGATGAAATAGCTGAGTGAAGGCGAGCGTTTCTGCTCAATGGGCGAAAAAACGAGACGTTGTTGCCAGTCTTTGACGTCCAGAGAAATGTTGAGGGTGCATTCGGAAAAATCGGTGTTGAGCGAATATTCGATGTCTGTCGAGAGAGAGCGTCGCGGCAGCGCCAACAAATAAATTTCGCGAATGATTCCGCCGTCGTAGCGCAAACCGTCGAATTGATACTTGAGCGGTAGCGTGTTTTTGTTGTTCAGACGGGTGTCGACTTTGATTTCTATTAGATTTTTTCTCCCGACAGAAATGAAATTTTCAGGGATGTCGATGTAAAATGACGTGTAGCTTCCGGCGTGGCTACCGATAAATTTATTATTGACAAAAATTTCGCAGTAGTTGTTGATGCCGTAACACACGAGCCGAAAATGACAGTTGGCCAGAGCGCTGTCAACGGAAAAAGATCGCCGAAAAAATATTTCCGTTTGCTGCGCACAGGCGCCGGGAATGTGCGTTTTGTGCCAGACATTTTCGTCCTGCCGCCGCGAGTCCCACTCTCCGTTGAGCAGAATGGCCGGGCGAAATTGATTGCTTTTTTGCCAGATCAAATTTCGTCGTGCCGCCAAACTGGAATCGACAGGGATCTGAGCAGACAATTTGAACGAGGCAATCAGGACAATAATCAGAAGGATAAATATTTGCGATATTTTTTTCATGGACGATTTGAGCTTGATGTTTAAGGTAAATACCGACAAACAACATTGCCTGAGTGGACATGACCGACAATTTATTGAATTTTTTAATTAAAAACAATGATTAAATTTACCCCCAACACAGCAAATTTTAAACCAGAGGAAAAATCAATGGCATTGTTGGATTTTTTCCTTTACTTTTTCCTAAATTATGATTATAATTTAAAACCTGAAAATTTGGACAATCAGGCATAATAAAACGCAATTGCTCCGGATTGAGCACAGAAAAAACGAGGTACGCATGCGCTGGAATTTGAAATTTTGGCTTTTTGTTTCTTCGCTGTTTTTACTCTTTTTTTCAATTAACGGTTTTGCAACTACAAATTCTTCTTTCAAAATTGAACATCCGAGAATTATTTTGTCCGATGTTCCGTTCGAGATGACGGTCTCTGCCCTCAAAGGCAACGGGCAAATTGATACGTCATTTTCCGGAATGGCCGAGGCGGAAGGCCTTTTTCAAAAAATTTTCAAAGAAAAAAAGCAATTGACAAAAATAGGCCCGTTCAAGAACGGAGTTTTGCATCTTCGCGATGTAATTTTGCCGGGTTCCGCAACGGTCAGTTTCTCAGCAGCAGATGGCGAAATCAATCTTTCGGAGAAAATCACTGTCATGCCCGGATATTTGAGTTTGCTGCCACCGTTGCTGGCAATCATTCTTGCGCTGGCGCTGCGGGAAGTTTTGCTGGCGCTGTTCAGTGGCATCTGGCTGGGAGCCATGTTTCTCTGGGGATACAATCCGTTCATCGGTTTGATGCGCGCTTTAGACACTTACATGGTCAATTCCTTGTTCGACAAAAG
Proteins encoded in this region:
- a CDS encoding CHAT domain-containing protein, with product MFSETKNSGAIVLTAIFFAFFCSHAPAFANTNKQNSDVDANLQKFEQRLWSGTHLSAKEFDSICSQLNSALATEINRPQRATFSEKSLNYLEKLKTFRTIKLFYQTDLFQQRLKKHRDFLAQTYQLAADWFDLIKRGPELQPVEYNNLTKKAQRSFTAAVDSAKKIDPLLVNFLVWQKPVTARQLQQNLNSRELILDYWLHNDSLAAFFVSADSVGVRSWQIEPGQFTDALQAFDSTLFDQKDVLDLKFDAESAYYLYRLLIRPLKAELFERSRLVIIPDSPFLNLPFECLISQPADSTKQTEVLYKEYRFMKFLIKKFSISYNLSLSALDPELQNMRDQTKLGRRLLTMSEPDFPVENDSLGNALPPLLWLDHSPYVNDEIRRVSRLLFRHDNVRGNEVTMDYLKQRAADYRWIYLAQLGLLNNKQPLQSGLMISASQNGSADEDYWLTVNDVFQIPFRADMVTLSATIFYPKVVKNARPGIVALPQAFLLAGNKSVLYSLWHVHSISTSEFMSKFYWELKYKRQHNTVALRGAKLASMRDTFDFLDQKISRAHPYFWAGFRLIGSPYVSSPSNAKIPPWGVVIIVYVALLIVGGIITRKTLAKK
- a CDS encoding (deoxy)nucleoside triphosphate pyrophosphohydrolase — translated: MKKSATDTSAKPVLVVTAGLIFRGEKFLITQRPVGDPFAGKWEFPGGKRRDGETLENCLAREIREELNIKIDVQKHLTTVNHEYQNFFIQLHVFRCLHISGTPQPDQNQKWEWISADKLRDFDFLEADRVVIEKLNKSGDSNFKLF